GATATTCTTTGTTTTTGCTACAGCAAGTTTAACAGAAAGTTGCACATGCAGGCATAGAGGGTTCCTTCACTTTCAAAGCTCGAATTTCGAAGAGGTGACGTACTATTCCAATCCAAAATAACAGAAAAATTCGGGGAAATATGCAGGCTAGACAAATTTTTGCCAGGATTTGTTATTAGATCATTTCACCCAAAACAGTGTGGTTCCTATAAGACTACATTTGGGTACAATATTCGGGTGGGCCTCCTACAACTATTCGCACATCCTTCAGTGGTGCTTCATTATTTAAAAGAGAAGGAATCAGCAGTGCCCTGTCAGATGACTCGAAAACCTGACCAAGGCAAGATTGCTCTTCATACAAATGCCGCTATGCGTCCCTCAGAATGCCACTTCGTTATCCCGCAAAAACTGCACACTTTAGGAGAACATCCCCCCTACGCGTGAGCTCTTACGCGAGCGGGCTTGGATGATTAGCAAGGTAACGACGCCACGGCACATGTTTCCCTGACCATGCAAAGTccacacattagccccgcatttcGGTAAATGCGAGTAACTGTGCCCATAATTTGTCTAAAGCTGCCAACGTACACGAAACGAACAAGAAGCATGAGCCTCGTAGGGCGGATGTTCGTTTTGCGAAGCGACGGGCGCTTAAAAAGCTTCGGGGACACCTTCACACTTCGGCTAAGCCGACCACACCGCCAGCTGACCAAGCACAGAGCCACTAAATGAAACGACGACACACCTGCTCAGGTGGTTTAACTGTCGCTGACTCTTCCGCATCGGCTTCCGCCTTTTGCAAACGCTTCAGGGTGAGCCTCGCCTGTCAAGAAAAGCGAAGGTTAGAAAAGCGAGACAGCTCTGAGACGCGCGCGACACAGCCGCGCCGACCGTGCCTAGCAAAGAGCCGGGACAAAGCACTTACCGAAAGACGCGTGGACGCACCGTAGAACGTCGTCGCCGTGGTCATCTTCAGCTTGAACTCAACTGCCACAGGTGATAAAACAACTCAAACTTTCCACAGACATGTGCGCACACTACGCGCGCGCTATTCCGACATGCTGCGACTTGCCGCCAACTTTCTGTTGAGCGCCGCGAGCGCGCGAAAACGCCAGGTATTGATCATGTGACTTCTCGTAAGCCCCACATAATGAGTAAATTCCTCACTTTCTTTACTCGTTGTGTTCATTTCTGTATTTTATGCGCTCTGCACAGTATTCGTCAAGCATGACACGCTTGTTTACAGCAATTTTTGTTGATTCGATTTCCTAACACACGGCCTCTGTGATTGCACAACTAAGCGCGATCAAAACCACTGAGGCCACGCGTATTGTTCAGCGTTTCGTCGTCAAAAGTCGCCACCAACGCGTCAACACAAAAACATGGCGGTGGGCGTGTGTGGATCTTGTAAGGTGGCCGCGTGCTGATGATCTCGAGACGCACGGTTTTTCATCGGCGATCTACCCAACACGTGGCAGACTTTCTTCCGCTTAGTCTCGCGCGCACGCTCGTAGACGAGCGCGGCGATCATGGATCAGAGGGATCAGTTGCTCGCGCTAAAGGTCATGCGCCTGACGCGGCCCGCTCTGTTCACGACGTTGCCAGTCGTGTGCGACTCCCGGGACATACCGGGCAGCATGTGGATGCAGGAGCTGAAGCAAGACCTGGGAGCTCCGCTGGGTCTCGAGCTCTTCGGCGCCGGCAGCTTCCTGATGCTTCCGCAGAGCTTCGGCAACATCTACCTGGGCGAGACGTTTTCCTGTTACATGAGCGTACACAACGATAGCCAGACCACCGTGCGCGACGTGTCGGTCAGGGCCGAGCTGCAGACCGACTCGCAGAAGGTGTTGCTCGCAGGGCGCGCCGACGGTGCCGTAGCGGCCGCCGAGCTGGCCCCCAACAGCAGCATCGACGAAGTGATCCACCACGAAGTGAAGGACATCAACACGCACATACTGGTCTGCACCGTCAACTACACGACGCAGGCCGGGGAGAAACTGCACTTCCGCAAGTTCTTCAAGTTCCAGGTCAGAACTGTTGCGAGTGTTTTCCATCTCTGTGGTTATGCGTCTGTGCCACGTATGCAACTCGGCGATGAGTTGACATGCATGTTACGAATATAGCGAATTACCCGATACAACGAAATTGGTCATTCGATAACGAGGCATATTTAAAGCAAGAAACGAAGCATACGAGGTAGTTCTGTTTGACAGCGCGAAAGAGCGTGTTCATACAATGTGCAGCGACACTGCATTCTTTACTGTTGCCTAGATAAAACAGATTTGTATGAAGCAAGCTGCTTGATGGCACCAATCATTATATATGAATGTGCCAGTTAAAGGTGTAATCCTGTTGTTCATAGCCCAACAATGCACtcttttcatttatttgttttaaCTGCAGTGTGCCTGAGCGAGGTACAGTCGGACAGAACTAGTGGCACTACTTGTGGGAGCGTATCTTTTGTTGATATGTATAACTCCATTTGTTCTTGCTCAAGAGAGTGCTTATCACCAGCCTGGCTgtctgctccagagcaaaggcctgacccatgttttttttttattattaacccagtcctgtgcatGCTCCAGCCACATTAGGCCCACAAACtacatctgcccatctaactttcaGCCTCCACCTCATGCACTTGCCTAATCTGGTGTTATTCTTAATGGCCAGCATTCTCGCTATGTGCCCTGCTCATAACAGAAAGCACTACATGACTTAAGTTGGGATTCCTTAAATCTGTTTGCTGCTCCAGGGCCGCATTCTCAGTCACGATTTTAAATGATGGGTGTGCTGCCTTCTggtttatctagtgaacacttacTAGAATCATGCAAGTTGTTGAGCAAACAGCACCATCACAGTTATCTATCCCACACTGCAGAAATTTGCCTTTTTCAATGCTGTCCTTGATTGCAGCGTTGAGGCACCTTGCCAGTAACAGCCATTTAATCCATGTGTTTTGGCACAAGCCTTTCCTGAATATGTTCAAAAGCATGTGAAACTGTTTAATAGGCCGATGTTCTAGTGCTGTACATTGTGCAAAGCAGCTAAATGTCTTAATGAGGTTGTTTAGACAATATCTTCATGATATGTGATATTTGTTCTAAGGATATAACTAAATACTGATATCAGCTATAAGCATTTTTATTCGCCTCTTTAAATCTGTGCTTATTATATTCAGTTTCAGTTGTTCTAATTCATAATTCTCGCTTGCACTCCTAAGGCGCGTGTTTGACAAGTCATTTGTTATCATCACACCTTCGATTGAGGAAGCATTCTTCATGATGTGACACTAAAAGACCTGGCACTGAGATTATGAACAATGGTCACCTACCTTGTTTGTGAATATTAAGATGAAGACCTATCGAGCATTTATCCACAGCTCACGAAATGGAATTGCCATATGCATCCATAGTGCACTCAATATGCAGCTTTTATTATCATGTCTCCTGAAAAAGTCATTTATGACCGTGTGCTGACCCATGTAGGTCAAGCATATGCAGGAAAATCGAGGGCGACTGCTAAGCAATGTTTGTGTACATTCTAGACTGGACTATAATCCGAAATGTCCTCCTGATCATTTGTTGCTTGTTTATATTTGCACAGCTGGAGATGAATGGCGGAACATCGTAAGGAttgtgctttttatttttttacgctTTACCAGACAACGGTGCTTTAGCATGAAGTGTAACTGTTGTCCCAGGTATACAAGCCACTTGACGTCAAGACGAAGTTCTATAACGCCGAGTCCGACGAGGTCTACCTTGAGGCGCAGCTGCAGAACATCACCTCTTCACCGATATGCCTCGAGAAAGTGGCACTCGAGCCATCCCCGTATTTCAACGTCTGCCAGCTGAACACGTGCGGAGACAGCCAGAGTGTGTTCGGTCTCGTCAACTTCCTGAACCCACACGACACGCGGCAGTACCTGTTCAGTCTCTCGCCCCGGATGCCGTCCTCAGAGACGAGCGAGCCGGTGGCACAGCCCGAGAAGCGTCGCAGTGGTGTCACCAGCATCGGCAAGCTCGACATCGTCTGGCGTTCGGCCATGGGTGAGAGAGGGCGTCTGCAGACATCACAGCTGGAGCGTATAGCGCCCGGCTATGAAGACATTAAGCTCACAATCGAGTCAGCTCCGAGCACGGTGAACCTCGAGGAACCATTTGAGATCGCCTGCTCGGTGATGAACACGTGTCAGAGGACGATGGACCTGGTGCTCGCGCTCGAGAACTTGCCGTCTTCTGGTCTGCTCTGGCAGGGCATGTCAGGTCAGAGCCTCGGCAAGCTGGAACCCCAGGCGACCGTTCGCATCACGCTCGAGGCGGTGCCGTTCCGGACGGGGCTTCAGAGCATCTCGGGCATCAAGTTGTCAGACGCTTACCTCAAGCAGACGTACGATTACGACGAGATAGCATGTGTGCTCGTATGTGCCAATGGAACAACAGTTTCGTGTTGACGGCGGTTTGTGTTTATTTCGCTGTTTCGGAAACCCTGGTGTCGCCGAATGGCGTCATTGCACGGACAAACTGCTGTGTGGAAGCTTTGTTGCCATTTTTTGCAGACTTGTGCGCACTTGCGAGGCTATGAAATGGTTTGTATTTGTTACGTGTCATTAAAGAATATTATAAATGCTGAACGATTTGATTCACTGGTACATATTTttgtggtctttttttttatacAGCGATCTTTCACCACGTGGAATAAAAGATAGAAATAAAACAACTCGCAATGTAGAGTTCTGGTTTTATTGGCTAGAGATATAAGCATGCTTGTAAGACTGGCCGACAAACTTTCGAACTACACATATATCTCTCTTTTCAAACAGTAAATCTCATCTGTATTGAACGGAATGTATCACAAGAATGTACACAAACATGGGTGTAGGAGAAAAAACAAACGCCTTCCCCACTGCATTGGCAGCGAGGTCCGTGCCCATCTGAGTAAATTAAAGGTGGCTTAGCTTCGTACAGTCAGAGACGAAAGTTTGTGGACCACAGTAGTTGACAAAGGATTCCTCTTTTCTGCAGCCTTAAGCCGACCAAGTACGGTCTAAACACTGTGCGCACCAAGAATTAGTTTTTGTAAATTATGAGCTGTTTCAGTGTTCTTAAGCAACCTATGATCGGCAAACTTCCATACACAAATGCACAAGCACCGACTGAAGGGAGCTGCGAGAAAAGAAATAAAACGCATTTTGAGAGTAATCACTGTCGAGTGTGTTGCTGTTGACAGCAGCAATGTTGCATGTCCTGAACCGTGGCACTGCTGTAAAAACAAATTctaaataaaaagtaaaaacatGAAACAATACTGTGGTGGTGCCACTTTAATTGACTGAACTTTGGAGTGCACTAGGTATTTGTGCTGAGACTaccagagtgcttgcttaccttGGCTTAATCACTTAGATGCCGAGTTTTTCGTGCTGTGCGTGTCTtgaaatttagttttttttcttcaacaatTGTTAAACTGTTTACCCGAAACTTTTTCTTACTCATGCTACACTCAGAAGTTCAGTTGAAATGTAACATAATCGCAAGCTACACATCAAGCAGTGCAAAAAAGAAGTTTCACTTCATTTCTGACAATTATTACCACtgagctctattttttttttttgttgtaacaGGAATCCTAGACAGTGTTAGCACTCAGGGACGGCCAACAACCATCGCTGTAGTACCAAGTTCATTCCCATTCATGCCTGCTGGAATCTCAAATCAACACCTAATCATTTGTGAGGTGACATGACATTCACGTGCGTTCAGTGCCCTTTTTACTGTACCCAGTTAACACTGGTCTGATTGCGTGGTTTGTAACATGCACTAAAGCCGAGACATTGCTTAGGTTAAAGGATGTGACAGCGTATAAAACTCTTCAATTCCTCCTAGACAGgtctaaaaaaaaatgtttaattgTGTAACAGTTTTGAGCATCAGAATAAAATACAGCAAGGATCTTGTTTTATCTCCCTCTAGTTTTCTAAACAAGGCAGAAGTTTTTCGCAAAGGCTGGCTTTCGGAATTAGTTACAGACTTCAAGCTTCAATGCTTTTTGTGAAACTGTGATagcaacaaacaaaaaatgacaCTGTGTGACCGGTACTTTTGCTATCATGTACACCTGCAGTTCAATATCTGCTGGCGAGCACAAATCTACGGCCCATGTGGTAAAATTCAGCAGAGCAGTACTCAGCCGGCATTTTGAAGATCAATTCCAATAGAAAGAGAAAACAACAGTACTTCTTCATGGCCCGTGGGTGCTGAACACAACTACCTCAAGACATAACATTTTGTTGCACGTTTTCGTAGCTACAAGGAGCACGCATTTTAAGCCTCTTGCAGCCTTTGCATGCACCAGCTTTTGATGATGGCGTGAAGCAACGCCCCATCACACGAAAATGAGAGACGCCACTGTAGCAAACGTGGCCGCCTGACACAGCAAACCAACCTGTCGTCTCGCAAAAGCAACATTGCTCGCTCtaatattggggggggggggggggggggatgaagggAGGGGGGCACGGATGTATGGGCGTGGAAGATATGAACAATGACAGAAGAAGAGAAACACGAGTGCCAACTTTCTGATCACAGAGCCGGAATGATTGCAGTGACCCAAGTTTACAGCCGCTACGACCAGTGAAGCCATTAGGCTCTTTGTCAAGGGCGCTACCTTTGAGCTGGAACTTGCACAAGCCCATCAagctgaaaaaataaaaacaaaggtgCCTCTAGGCAACAAGCTCTTGACTGGTCGGTCGAGAAACGCGGTCTCTcggggacgttttttttttctttttttttttgtctcgggGAATGATTGAAGACTCAGTCGGCACCCACGATGCCTTCCTCGCCAGCGTTCGGAATGGGTGGGTGCATCACTTTCTTTGTGATGCCTGGGCTGGTGCTCAGGTAGGGGAAGCCGTTGACCATCACGCCATGCGTCGGCGTGTTCAGGGGCGACGGGAACGGGGAGTTGGTGGGTGACGGCGTCGTCGGGTCAGATCGGGGTGACAAGTGGCCTCCACTGCGGAGCGACTTGAGCGCCGAGTGGATCCGGAAGTGCACCAGGGACTCGAGCAGGTAGTCATGGTAGTTGTTCCTGCACAGAAGGTGGCATCAAAATACAGGCCAGTTCCCCATCTGTGCATGTTCAAGTTCTAAAGACAACACATTGTAAAGAATGTGTTATGCATTTTTGTTCTCAAGTAACACTTCTGGGTATATCCCCATTAGATGCGAATTATGATCCACTGTCTGCAAACGTGTCAAATTTACATAGCATGATTCCAAGGCACTCAGTATTgcattccaagaaagaaaatgaaggaatgTCTTGTTTTGTGTGAATTTCAGTAATTCATGGTAATTATTACGTAATTAAGtatataattattatttattcaGTCAGCATTAATTTTTGCATCAGAATAATGAAATATTAGGCCCAAGTGCAAGCACAGTTTGCACGTTGCATTTATTTCAagcaaagtaacaaaaaaatactCTTGACGTGGGTCCTTTAACACAGCACGTCAACTGGTCGTTCGACATGTTAATGTCACCAGCAAAGTGATCCTCTGCAGCATTACGCAGCATAAAGAAGCTGAATGACCAGTATTAATTCGCTCGGAAAGCCTTCACGAATGTGCACATTGCGTTTCAAGTCGTTTGAATAAACACACGGTGCACGATGTGTCTCTAAATTTGATCTGTACAATTGTACACGCTGCCGCTGAAAGGGATATTACCATGTTTATATTCTCATGTGTCACCGAGAAAAATAAACTATTTTTTTTATCATTACTAAATACATTTATGCCATGAGCACCTTTCCCTGCAATGCCAAAAGACCATAGAGGTAAATTGAAATGATTGATACATTTGCAACAGTAGTTTTGTACACTTGTAGTGTTGCACTTTCAAAAGTACTATATACACTTGACTAAGGGCCATGCTCGATTAAGAGCTGCTTCCCCCAACTTGGCTGTCCAaattttgaagaaaaagaagaaacaatagGGTCTTTAGAATCACAtatctatgtattttctagtaaaggaacacaccacctaatacatGCATATTGATGTTGCCCCTCAGATATGCGTATATCTTGCTTTTTGATCTTCAATGTTCACAAATACGaatgcagccaccagttcaagatgactgggcattcagcaagtgcttaaaatTTGGTCTGGTGGCTGAATTGTGACAGACATGCAGAGGCagccagacagaccaaaatttttatgTTCAAGTATCTCCAGAAAGACCATCTTTTTTAGAAGTCATCCCAACACATCGTTGTCGCATCTCGCGTACCACACATTATGATGAAGACATCTAGCGAGGATGGCCACAGCTGGATGCCAGATATATCGCATCATTAGGTATATATGACACGATGAAATAGTTTTTTCCCATACGTGGATCGATAATTGAACAAATATTTCGCACTTCCGTGGAAGGGCCGCACGTCATCAAAATCGCGGCAAAAAATTGAGGTCCCTACATGAGTATAGCTCAGACCCAGCAAGGCACGCAAGACAACAAAATTATTTTATTAAACAGGATCATTTTGTTTCTTTGTCTGTGCTTTCAATAAGGTGTCTATTTGGGCAAACTGGTATGACTTGATGTGTGTTTCACGGGCTTTTCACCATATAATTGACTGCTTGTTTCGAAATAAAACATTGTTATAATTATAAGTCAATGTTACATTATAAGTCTCAACCCTCTTCTCTGTCCTTGTCTTGTGTACTTTTGCTTCCTATGATGCACTTTCAAAAACACAGCCCTACCAGTAAGCAACTACAACTCGCCCAAAAAGCCACACTTAATTACTGCCGATTGGCTCTTTCCCTGGTCATCAGTAATTTCATCAGTTGTTACCAGTGCAGATGCCACCTGAAAACagcaagttctcttttttcacctGGCCTGGTCCAGCCATTCCTTGGCCTTGGTATACTGTTGCTGCTGCATAGACAAGAAGCCCAGCTCGGCAGCGGCGAAAGGCAGCAGGTACGTGTCCTCCAGGATCTGGTCCTGACTGTGAGGTACGAAGTTGAAGGCATATCAGTCGTGC
This genomic interval from Rhipicephalus microplus isolate Deutch F79 chromosome 10, USDA_Rmic, whole genome shotgun sequence contains the following:
- the LOC119181392 gene encoding trafficking protein particle complex subunit 13, whose translation is MDQRDQLLALKVMRLTRPALFTTLPVVCDSRDIPGSMWMQELKQDLGAPLGLELFGAGSFLMLPQSFGNIYLGETFSCYMSVHNDSQTTVRDVSVRAELQTDSQKVLLAGRADGAVAAAELAPNSSIDEVIHHEVKDINTHILVCTVNYTTQAGEKLHFRKFFKFQVYKPLDVKTKFYNAESDEVYLEAQLQNITSSPICLEKVALEPSPYFNVCQLNTCGDSQSVFGLVNFLNPHDTRQYLFSLSPRMPSSETSEPVAQPEKRRSGVTSIGKLDIVWRSAMGERGRLQTSQLERIAPGYEDIKLTIESAPSTVNLEEPFEIACSVMNTCQRTMDLVLALENLPSSGLLWQGMSGQSLGKLEPQATVRITLEAVPFRTGLQSISGIKLSDAYLKQTYDYDEIACVLVCANGTTVSC